From the genome of Lutzomyia longipalpis isolate SR_M1_2022 chromosome 2, ASM2433408v1, one region includes:
- the LOC129788880 gene encoding uncharacterized protein LOC129788880, whose amino-acid sequence MDERGIDLEGELREYDEEAMGGDEQGEVIKHYRQKIRELEKENEALKRGTSSSSSREVGTFRLAGGEIKDLIPAFRPGEDETTTEEWIENLESMREIYEWTDQQVLLYASIRLKGAAKKWHSTTKTRTWDEFKWELMKAFPEKINVGRIIEEIQGRKRKGDETVTEYFFEMRQKGKKIKLDDATIAKYIIAGLGDEKLIGMVAGANYDSPQELLQKIKDAEDIRRAMRKHESGESGGKEKGEKNDARPEQESQDGNQVQKVSCHNCGKVGQIARECHEREDKQRDMKAEITCFKCNEKGHISRFCGKKERDSKMIHMGNMRIIEVEKKENPNYKEVKINEKKLWAYIDQGSDCTTIRKSDVEALGVEINPRTTTLRGFAGQCQTVGQTEVWVTIDEVRRQTTVHVVPNEAQDIPVIVGLDILGQEDIRVVRQGKTMQIEDVRKDANEKTI is encoded by the coding sequence ATGGATGAAAGAGGAATCGATTTGGAAGGAGAACTCCGGGAGTACGATGAAGAAGCAATGGGAGGAGATGAACAGGGAGAAGTGATTAAACACTACAGGCAAAAGATCCGTGAATTGGAAAAGGAGAATGAAGCGCTCAAACGGGGCACATCCTCATCAAGTTCAAGGGAAGTGGGAACATTCCGGCTGGCGGGAGgggaaattaaagatttaatcCCGGCGTTCCGACCTGGGGAAGATGAGACAACCACAGAAGAGTGGATTGAGAATCTAGAATCCATGCGGGAGATCTATGAATGGACCGATCAACAAGTTCTGCTGTATGCGTCAATTCGGCTCAAAGGAGCCGCAAAGAAGTGGCATTCAACCACGAAGACGAGAACGTGGGATGAATTCAAGTGGGAACTAATGAAAGCTTTTCcggagaaaattaatgtagGGAGGATAATTGAAGAGATTCAAGGGAGAAAGAGGAAGGGAGATGAAACCGTAACCGAGTACTTCTTTGAAATGAGACAGAAAGGGAAAAAGATAAAGCTGGATGATGCGACGATCGCAAAGTACATTATAGCAGGACTGGGAGATGAGAAATTGATCGGTATGGTGGCCGGAGCTAACTACGACTCCCCACAGGAATTGCTCCAGAAAATCAAAGATGCTGAGGATATTCGTAGAGCCATGAGAAAACACGAAAGTGGCGAATCAGGGGGGAAAGAAAAGGGAGAAAAGAACGATGCACGGCCTGAACAAGAGAGCCAGGATGGGAATCAGGTGCAGAAAGTATCTTGCCACAATTGTGGGAAAGTTGGTCAGATAGCCAGAGAATGCCATGAAAGGGAAGACAAACAGCGAGACATGAAGGCAGAAATCACGTGCTTCAAATGCAACGAGAAAGGTCACATATCAAGATTCTGTGGCAAAAAGGAGAGAGACTCAAAGATGATCCATATGGGCAACATGAGAATAATTgaagttgagaaaaaggaaaatccaaaCTACAAGGAGGTGAAAATCAACGAGAAAAAGCTCTGGGCTTACATTGATCAAGGGAGTGATTGCACCACAATCAGAAAATCCGATGTAGAAGCTCTGGGGGTAGAGATAAATCCGAGAACGACAACGCTGAGAGGATTCGCAGGACAATGCCAGACCGTGGGGCAAACGGAAGTATGGGTTACGATTGACGAGGTGCGAAGGCAAACAACCGTCCATGTCGTACCAAATGAAGCTCAAGACATTCCAGTGATTGTCGGCCTTGATATTCTGGGACAGGAAGACATACGAGTCGTCAGACAAGGCAAAACGATGCAGATAGAGGATGTCCGGAAGGATGCAAACGAGAAGACAATTTGa
- the LOC129788885 gene encoding transcription factor MafA, with protein sequence MEDPHLADEYVQDFVLEHLEDTDVKREDPSPPTTKISWTTVVEEEPEQPPIHMKLRSLTAQQHAGHIAWHHDKRRLQTLSPPPEMYGGPMAAGQPVLVNAAVAGVPTTPPETPPGTGSPHPACAQGYTGHYGVQRQSNGLMEDMMFLPEAMRMEQPLDLRHLHCDEVDWERRGYIQPNEGGMAGPPFSIQHHHLTHLEHIGPLHGGSYHHQHSHMTRPHSGSSTGTTVVSPRQSTGQNSTSSSSGSKDDDEIDDDLLMSLTVRELNKRLHGFSRETVVRYKQKRRTLKNRGYAQNCRSKRLQQRQDLELTNRTLHSELNRIKMEMERLRQERDQLKQMLMPIGHTQAGGGGGVPNGATPQNGNLHSDGTGSPSPEFYL encoded by the coding sequence ATGGAGGATCCTCACTTGGCAGATGAATACGTGCAGGATTTTGTGCTGGAACATCTCGAGGACACAGACGTGAAACGAGAAGACCCCAGCCCACCGACGACAAAGATTTCTTGGACAACTGTTGTTGAGGAGGAACCTGAACAACCACCAATTCACATGAAGCTCCGCTCGTTGACGGCACAGCAACATGCTGGTCATATAGCCTGGCACCACGATAAGCGTCGCCTGCAGACGCTCTCACCACCGCCGGAAATGTACGGTGGACCCATGGCTGCGGGGCAACCAGTGTTGGTCAATGCCGCCGTTGCAGGTGTCCCAACAACCCCACCCGAAACGCCACCTGGTACAGGTTCTCCACACCCAGCATGTGCTCAAGGGTACACAGGACATTATGGAGTACAACGGCAGAGTAATGGTCTCATGGAGGACATGATGTTTCTACCTGAAGCAATGCGCATGGAGCAACCGCTTGATTTGCGCCACTTGCACTGCGATGAGGTTGATTGGGAGCGTCGTGGGTACATTCAGCCCAATGAGGGTGGCATGGCGGGTCCACCATTCAGTATCCAGCACCACCATCTCACGCACCTTGAGCACATTGGACCCCTCCATGGGGGATCGTATCATCATCAGCACAGCCACATGACGAGGCCCCACAGTGGCAGCTCAACGGGCACAACGGTCGTCTCACCGCGACAATCTACTGGGCAGAATAGCACAAGCAGTAGCAGTGGCAGTAAGGATGACGATGAGATTGATGATGATCTCCTCATGTCACTCACAGTGCGGGAGCTGAATAAACGCCTTCATGGGTTCTCGCGGGAAACCGTTGTGCGGTACAAGCAGAAACGGCGAACGCTCAAAAATCGCGGATATGCCCAGAATTGTCGCTCAAAGAGGCTGCAGCAGCGTCAGGATCTGGAATTGACCAATCGCACCCTCCACAGTGAACTGAATCgaattaaaatggaaatggAACGACTACGGCAAGAACGGGATCAGCTAAAGCAGATGCTAATGCCAATTGGACATACGCAGGCTGGTGGTGGTGGCGGAGTACCTAATGGTGCAACACCACAGAATGGGAATCTTCATTCAGATGGCACCGGATCACCCTCACCGGAGTTCTATCTATGA
- the LOC129788878 gene encoding pyridine nucleotide-disulfide oxidoreductase domain-containing protein 1, with protein sequence MGKYEGTFVVVGGGIAGVSCAETIAFLYPEEKIILITESRLIKSVTQLVPLGKALTRFEVEEKSAETIGKCVQVVTDRLAAVKSQEKLVVTENGHEISYKYLCLCTGARPNLIEEHPHIIGIRDTESVQEFQRRIKDSKKIVLVGNGGIASEIAYEVKGVAIDWVVKDSHISSTFLDPGAAEYFKKNLQEKCNVTADKATVKRLQYGETQGNSGAALGPDWHRMLDVSGSGRNLPDSVNIHYGCEVKSVRVDKKNANSREISVELTNGQTLECDFVVSATGVNPRIDYTVDSPLERAIDGGISVNELMRTSLVDVYAAGDCCTATWKPAENWFQMRLWTQARQMGMMAGKSIAMTHMRQEDEIVQDFCFEFFGHVTKLFGQQVVLLGRYNGQGLGTSYEALVRITPNSEYIKLILVNGKLQGAILIGETGLEETFENLLLNQLDLTPFGNDLLDPNIDIEDYFD encoded by the exons ATGGGAAAGTACGAAGGAACATTTGTCGTTGTTGGGGGAGGAATTGCCGGAGTATCGTGTGCTGAGACAATTGCCTTTCTCTATccagaagagaaaataatcctCATAACAGAGTCTAGACTCATTAAGTCCGTAACGCAGCTTGTGCCACTCGGAAAAGCCCTGACACGCTTCGAAGTGGAGGAGAAGAGTGCAGAGACAATAGGAAAATGCGTTCAGGTGGTCACAGATCGATTGGCCGCAGTGAAAAGTCAGGAAAAACTCGTTGTAACTGAGAATGGTCATGAGATCTCGTACAAATATCTCTGCCTCTGCACAGGAGCTCGTCCCAATTTAATAGAAGAGCACCCACATATAATTGGGATTCGTGACACAGAATCAGTGCAGGAATTTCAGAGAAGGATCAAGGATAGCAAGAAAATTGTTCTCGTGGGAAATGGTGGAATTGCCAGTGAGATTGCCTACGAAGTGAAAGGTGTTGCAATTGATTGGGTAGTCAAGGATAGTCATATTTCCTCCACATTCCTTGATCCAGGAGCTGCTGAATACTTCAAGAAGAATCTGCAGGAAAAATGCAATGTGACTGCTGATAAAGCCACAGTTAAAAGGCTCCAGTATG GTGAAACGCAGGGAAATAGTGGAGCAGCCTTGGGTCCTGATTGGCATCGAATGCTCGATGTTTCCGGAAGTGGACGCAATCTCCCGGATTCCGTCAACATTCACTACGGGTGCGAAGTGAAAAGTGTCCGTGTGGacaagaaaaatgcaaactCACGGGAAATAAGTGTTGAATTGACAAATGGGCAGACTCTTGAGTGCGACTTTGTCGTTTCAGCAACTGGTGTCAATCCCAGAATTGATTACACGGTAGATTCACCACTGGAGCGTGCCATAGACGGTGGGATTTCAGTCAATGAACTCATGCGAACATCCCTGGTGGATGTTTATGCGGCCGGGGATTGCTGTACGGCCACATGGAAGCCAGCTGAGAATTGGTTTCAGATGCGTCTTTGGACACAGGCACGGCAGATGGGGATGATGGCGGGAAAATCAATAGCAATGACCCACATGAGGCAGGAGGATGAAATTGTGCAGGATTtttgctttgaattttttgggcaTGTCACGAAGCTCTTTGGGCAGCAAGTTGTACTACTGGGACGCTACAATGGACAAGGTTTGGGGACAAGTTACGAAGCTCTGGTGCGGATTACACCCAATAGCGAATACATAAAACTCATTCTGGTCAATGGGAAGCTTCAGGGGGCAATTCTCATTGGAGAAACAGGCCTTGAGGAGACTTTTGAGAATCTCCTGCTGAATCAGTTGGATCTCACGCCCTTCGGTAATGATCTACTCGATCCCAACATTGACATTGAGGACTATTTCGACTAG
- the LOC129788891 gene encoding 28S ribosomal protein S18b, mitochondrial, whose protein sequence is MSRLISQFLAIKRVIPTKQVSHLGIRQPGRAFTTSHVRLCEESADNKPEAVKKTSNLTVRGTDRTQVIPVETSIRYLRSAAYKEAYGEQPVWVLYRRNHKGPHPPRKTRKTCIRAGIISTGNPCPICRDEYLVLDHNNLELLKQFISPYSGEVLSYTKTGLCQMRHNELIVAIERAIDRGYLTFDVPFRYYDYAEYYKPEKSA, encoded by the exons atgtcgaGGTTAATTTCGCAATTTTTGGCCATAAAACGTGTGATTCCCACGAAGCAGGTGAGTCATCTGGGAATCCGTCAACCAGGAAGAGCATTCACAACATCCCACGTGAGATTGTGTGAAGAGAGTGCAGATAATAAGCCAGAAGCAGTGAAAAAGACTTCAAACCTTACGGTGCGTGGAACTGATCGAACACAGGTGATTCCCGTTGAGACCAGCATCCGGTATTTAAGGAGTGCTGCCTATAAGGAGGCATACGGAGAGCAACCTGTGTGGGTTCTCTACCGAAGGAATCACAAAGGACCCCATCCGCCGCGAAAGACACGCAAAACTTGCATACGTGCTGGAATAATTTCCACCGGGAATCCCTGTCCAATTTGCCGGGACGAGTATCTCGTGTTGGATCACAACAATCTTGAACTACTCAAGCAGTTTATATCTCCCTACTCTGGAGAG GTCTTGAGTTATACAAAGACCGGCTTGTGCCAGATGCGACACAACGAATTGATTGTAGCTATTGAAAGGGCCATTGATCGAGGATATCTGACCTTTGACGTTCCCTTCAGATACTACGACTACGCGGAATACTACAAACCCGAGAAATCAGCATAA
- the LOC129788881 gene encoding zinc finger protein 501 → MPENRVSSVLNKQRKSGRFCDVIVKLNSQFQLWGHFSVLADQSNFIGSKYFTNEAQFSIKNPITIEIMNFSCQNCLCDMLDYLYANDIVVSAEHRTHLKALSKILQVQELYELLGEDETEVPELEYEQVPDEDDVQTNSIIKMGAKTEKAELQETPENCSQPNGHPSRMYSCNGCKLKHYKSLDMLNHLLACDLTTSKCSLCDFKCDSVVELKTQHLPRHSDPKPFFCTDCPSRFRTRTALALHRPKHSPAAPFVCNICGKGFKWKQGLTSHFLVHTKEKKLLCDVCGFSTGRLKTLKVHKSGHSGVLWQCSVAGCTHSTRRKDNIRMHLTTHSSEKPFVCEVCGFSFRHRKNLNRHALMHMPKKLQQCPHCSFSSHRKDRLDDHVNRLHTEKPIQLELPEEPVNPIEAKKGPKKRPQKPTKTTHHFPTQFIPILPKPSSK, encoded by the exons atgcccgAAAATCGCGTATCCTCAGTCCTGAACAAACAACGGAAGTCCGGACGCTTCTGTGATGTGATTGTTAAgttaaattctcaatttcaaCTGTGGGGTCACTTTTCCGTTCTTGCGGATCAGAGCAACTTCATTGGCAGCAAATACTTCACGAATGAAGCCCAATTCTCCATCAAGAATCCCATTACCATTGAAATTATGAATTTCTCCTGCCAGAATTGCCTGTGCGACATGCTAGACTACCTCTATGCGAATGATATTGTTGTGTCAGCTGAGCATAGGACGCACTTGAAGGCTCTGTCCAAGATCCTGCAGGTTCAGGAACTCTATGAACTTCTCGGGGAGGATGAAACGGAAGTACCTGAGTTAGAGTACGAACAGGTGCCAGATGAAGATGATGTTCAgacaaattcaattattaaaatggGAGCAAAGACAGAAAAGGCTGAGCTGCAAGAAACTCCTGAAAattg CTCCCAACCAAATGGACACCCATCCAGGATGTACTCATGCAATGGATGCAAGCTGAAACACTACAAATCCCTGGATATGCTTAACCATCTTCTTGCGTGCGATTTAACAACCTCCAAATGTAGTCTCTGTGATTTTAAATGTGATTCAGTCGTGGAATTGAAGACACAGCACCTGCCCCGCCACAGTGACCCCAAACCATTCTTCTGCACAGACTGCCCATCGAGATTTCGCACAAGGACAGCTCTTGCTCTGCACCGACCGAAGCACTCACCAGCTGCACCGTTTGTCTGCAATATTTGCGGGAAGGGCTTCAAATGGAAACAGGGACTCACGAGCCACTTCCTGGTGCacacaaaagagaagaaactTCTCTGCGATGTATGTGGATTCAGCACGGGGCGTCTGAAAACCCTCAAAGTACACAAAAGTGGTCATTCTGGGGTCCTGTGGCAGTGCTCAGTGGCCGGATGTACCCACTCTACGCGGCGGAAGGACAATATTCGGATGCATTTGACAACGCACAGCAGTGAAAAGCCATTTGTCTGCGAAGTGTGTGGATTCAGCTTCAGGCACAGGAAGAATCTCAATAGGCATGCCCTAATGCACATGCCCAAGAAGCTCCAGCAGTGCCCACATTGCTCCTTCAGTAGTCATCGGAAAGACAGATTGGATGATCACGTGAATCGCCTGCATACAGAGAAACCAATTCAGCTGGAACTTCCGGAAGAGCCCGTAAATCCGATTGAAGCGAAAAAAGGTCCCAAGAAGAGACCTCAGAAGCCAACAAAGACAACTCATCACTTTCCAACACAATTCATCCCAATCCTACCCAAACcttcttcaaaataa
- the LOC129788895 gene encoding transcription initiation factor TFIID subunit 13, with protein MAGAPAEENIDQAEFDEDEFLGDTPTEATQSGRKRLFSKELRCMMYGFGDDQNPYTESVDMLEDLVIEFITETTHRAMEIGRTGRVQVEDIVFLVRKDPRKYARVKDLLTMNEELKRARKAFDEIKYVGTEGKPK; from the exons ATGGCTGGAGCACCAGCTGAAGAAAACATTGACCAAGCAGAG TTTGATGAGGATGAATTTCTTGGTGATACCCCAACTGAAGCCACCCAGTCAGGGAGGAAGCGACTATTTAGCAAGGAACTTCGATGCATGATGTATGGTTTTGGAGATGATCAGAATCCCTACACGGAGAGCGTTGATATGCTGGAGGATTTAGTAATTGAATTCATAACAGAAACTACACACAGAGCTATGGAAATTGGTCGAACGGGACGTGTCCAGGTGGAGGATATTGTCTTCCTTGTGCGCAAAGATCCCCGGAAGTATGCTCGTGTGAAGGATCTCCTAACCATGAATGAGGAACTGAAGAGAGCACGGAAAGCCTTTGATGAAATTAAGTATGTTGGCACGGAAGGGAAGCccaaatag
- the LOC129788896 gene encoding histone H4, which yields MTGRGKGGKGLGKGGAKRHRKVLRDNIQGITKPAIRRLARRGGVKRISGLIYEETRGVLKVFLENVIRDAVTYTEHAKRKTVTAMDVVYALKRQGRTLYGFGG from the coding sequence ATGACTGGCCGTGGAAAAGGTGGCAAAGGTCTGGGAAAAGGTGGTGCCAAGAGACATCGTAAAGTGTTGCGTGATAAtatccagggaatcacaaaaccagcaattCGTCGTCTTGCCCGTCGTGGCGGTGTGAAGCGTATTTCTGGGCTCATCTACGAGGAGACTCGTGGTGTCCTCAAGGTCTTCCTCGAGAACGTTATCCGGGATGCCGTAACATACACTGAACACGCCAAGAGGAAGACAGTTACCGCCATGGACGTTGTCTATGCCCTGAAGCGTCAGGGACGCACCCTCTACGGTTTTGGAGGTTAA
- the LOC129788898 gene encoding histone H3, with the protein MARTKQTARKSTGGKAPRKQLATKAARKSAPATGGVKKPHRYRPGTVALREIRRYQKSTELLIRKLPFQRLVREIAQDFKTDLRFQSSAVMALQEASEAYLVGLFEDTNLCAIHAKRVTIMPKDIQLARRIRGERA; encoded by the coding sequence atggCTCGTACAAAGCAGACTGCTCGTAAATCGACTGGTGGAAAGGCTCCGCGTAAGCAATTGGCCACAAAGGCAGCCCGTAAGAGCGCCCCGGCAACCGGTGGAGTGAAGAAGCCCCATCGCTACCGTCCAGGAACAGTGGCTCTCCGTGAGATTCGTCGCTACCAGAAGAGCACTGAGCTCCTCATCCGCAAATTGCCCTTCCAGCGTTTGGTCCGTGAGATTGCTCAGGACTTCAAGACGGATCTCCGCTTCCAGAGCTCAGCCGTGATGGCTCTTCAGGAGGCCAGCGAAGCCTACCTCGTGGGTTTGTTTGAGGACACAAATCTGTGTGCCATCCATGCCAAGCGTGTCACCATCATGCCCAAGGATATCCAACTGGCTCGTCGCATCCGTGGAGAACGTGCTTAA